ataaataataagaaagtgtttcaaaagcgcaaagtcgttgcaaaacatatgccaaaagcttccgttatttattttggtctctcggctctcatgtctattggcttcttaaaaacagtggGGAtaagctgttgtcttttgccgggctccggtgattggcaaatctgggtgatgccttctgatatgatttagcatgtttggcgtgtgttaccattagcataccgcaccactGTAGAACAAcggcgacacaccgtcctcgtccgatttattgtagtccacagggaacccgaaatgttcccacacagctcatttaaaagaagcaggtgggttctagctcctgtgtgttatctgaaatcgccatactatcttttcttcttcttgtattttgttcgttttgttgttgtgtttcttcttgttcttcatttgttttttaagggcggctggcaaacagcttttaggcgcaatactgccccctggattatatatagtgtagtggatactgctctgaatgacagacttttttcccactcgtaaaaaaaaaagcgtattcgtcgtgtgactgcgtgtgccgaaccgtgacgtccgaaccgtgacggtacggacggataccgttacactcCTAATTGTGATCCCTAAcatactgctggaacccaggtaACAGTCTCCAGGCGACATTGCTTCATGTCCCCGAGCACTAAACttcctgcagtttgcttttcaaactggaacaagaaagcagcggagaagtaacggggcagaaaccctcctttttacgcagcggtccagacatagacatcaaacggcaaaacatattcagtgggcagttcctttggcattagggcagggatatctagatactttccaaggtttgacataatgaattgtgctacttttaaagcaagcaacgatgttttcaaatctgtaatgaaagaggtccgcaaaaacactatcgaccaatcacatacctgagagagagaaacacgcacacctgtttgctgcctgtgatctgcgatctacggaggcctgctcccacctgtagaggctgtactggagaggtttttaccccggagtcgtcgcggagagacggagtggatccacgcttcgggcttggcctgcttccaccgggcgtgtgctgctgtacgCAAGAGGATTTTACCtccgctggggcctgctttccacctgtcctggttctgctgttgcagaggcctgttTTCACCacggggataccacggagggaccggagcgcttccacgctgctgttttcgcctgtcctttgctgctgtgctgattttgctccaggaacatcgcggatactgtgtgctggtcttggaaaatggcccatatcgggattctgctgtgcctgttaactgttttggactatgagaagatctctagtcattctgggaagactactggattcaggtctgttctagGTCTGGATcggaatttttttttattataataaataataataaaataaaatatatatttttttaattaatgttacaaaacaaaaatgaccatgttcacgtcttaaagtcatcctgaggacttagttttggtttaaaattacacaacatcatgtatgtgttgctttctttgggcttgttttcatagacctggttgcttatttctctgaaatctggcaacagagtgggtgcagtgtctaatagcagcagtaagctaacgagaggctacgttcagctggtgactcgggagtcgggacagagaaaatgtcaggagtttggaagtattataaaattgaaagcgaaggcagtgtaacagccagatgcaatgtttgcaaggcagaggttccgcgtggtggaaagaacagagctacgttcaacacgaccaatctaatacgctacctgagaaacaaacaccaacaacaacacggcgagtacacagcggccactcggggaacggcactgaaacaaccaacactttcagagacttttaaaaggaaagagaaactgccccagaacattaacagccaagatagctgaattcatcgggttggatgaccagccgttatctgttaccttttttttctcttaatgcattgcataaaaatCGGTATcgacagattgtcaaaatcaaatgatcggaatcggatcgggagcaaaaaaaggtgatcgggacatccctagtttcatccacttgaatgtgcgcagtctgttaggtaaactagattttgtccgtatctgggcaaaatcgactgacgctgacgtcattgttttatcagaaacatggctaaataaatctattttggcctctgacattgccttaaatggttttaatgtgtatcgtaccgaccggcctaataaaggtggtggcgttgccatttatgttaagaataagttcagtgtaaccacattagtttccaaatcaatcagtaagcaatttgaatttttagccataaatatagaagtggcaaagggtcaacaggtcatggtggtgagttgttacagacccccctcagctgtcaaagactccttgtcttcactagcaaatcttttatcacaactagactacaaggaaatagtgctacttggagattttaactgggactggttaactgcagtgtcagaggattttaaaaacctttgtatctcattgaatgttactcagattgttgacagtcctactcgcccaaatattaagtccgctaataaatcctccctaattgatctcattttaactaatgagttaaatgttccccataaatattcatctgtgggagtatttgcaaatgatctgagcgatcactgtgttgtagccacaattagggacactaaggtccaaaaggttaaacctcgcgttatcattaagagagacaaaaaagatTTTgttgagcagggttttgtgcatggtctgtttgattttgattgggggtaaaatcgatctgtgtgctgatgtggaaaccgcatggtcttatttttatcttggttttatggagatcattgatagacatgcacccctgcgtaaatttagagtaaagggacgagacaatccttggttttctgctgagctgtctagtctccttcatgagagaaacaaggcctgggcaaaggctaggcaatcaggctcagagatagagtggctgcgttttaggcagctaaggaatagcttcacttcaaatgtcaaaagtgcaaagtcgaagtactatttgtcagttaccacagaaaacttaaataatcctaggaaattttggaaagcaataaaatcgatatccaccggtgagatccgtaatgagctacctccgtgccttactacagcatctggcactatatcggacagggctactatgctaaattgctttaatgagcattttgtgtcctgcggttctatgtttgattctgtgactaactctgcttctgtgaacaccccaatccgtgactctgaacaatgtggtctggaaaaccctttcagttttactccttttactgtcaatgttgttcatgaagccttatctaagctagatcctaggaaaccggctggcccggacaacttggaacctttctttttaaagatagctgcagattttattgctccacctcttacttctctttttaacctctccctcagcacaaatacaattccaaaagtatggaagtctgcttatgtcttgcctttactgaaaggaggggaggcaactattttaaataactataggccaatctctaaattgtcagttctggctaaggtgctcgaacgagttgtgagtgaacaggtaaaggagtttttatgtacaaatgacatcctgtctaaacatcagtcaggattcagaaagaaacacagcaccatcactgcgacaatgaaagtggtgaatgacattactagtattttagataataagcagagttgtgcagctctgtttattgacctttccaaagcgtttgacaccgttgatcatcgcattttaaagcagaggctactcagtattggcatatccagccttgcagtggggtggtttgtgaactacctctctgaaaagtcccaatgtgttcattttgatggactgtcttctgagtggttaaacatttctaatggtgtaccacaaggttctgttttaggaccattgttattctccatatatatcaacagtgtaggtgataatgtggatgaagctactttacatttttatgcggatgatactgtaatgtattgtgcaggtccctccattaaagaggctgttgttaaattacaggctgtttttaacactattcagactcagctctctgaattaaagattcttttaaatgtggataaaaccaaggtaatgctcttttcaaaagcaaaatatacaccagagcctgtttttgatattgtagctacgcaaggaacaaaacttgaagttgttgcctgttacaaataccttggtatctggcttgatgattgtcttacttttaaactatataaggaatcattctgtaaactttcattgttatgcggatgatactcaactatatttatcaatcaagcctgatgaaattaatcatctaaataaaattcaagactgccttaaggacttaaaaacgtggatgaccttaaactttttgatgttaaacacgaccaaaactgaagttattgtacttggcccgaagaatctacgaaacaaattatctaaagacatactaactatggatggcattaatttggcctccagtgagactgtaaggaatcttggtgttatatttgatcaggatttatcctttaacgcccacataaaatcaatttcaaggaccgcctacttccatctacgtaacattgcaaagatcaggcatatcttgcctcaaaacgatgcagagaaactagtccatgcatttgttacttctaggctggattattgtaactctttattatcagggagtaccaagaagtcaatcaagtcgcttcagctgattcaaaatgctgaggctcgtgtactaaccagagttaggaaaagggaccacattactccggttctggctgccttacactggctccctatagaacacaggatagaatttaaaattcttcttctcgcctacaaagcccttaatgggcaggcgccatcttaccttaaagaactcattataccctactgtcctactagggcattgcgttccaagaatgcagggttgttggttgttcctagaatctctaaagtacaatgggagccagagccttttcttatcaagctccacatttgtggaatcagcttccagtttgtgttcgggcggcagacaccctatccgtttttaagagtgcgcttaagaccttcctttttgataaagcttatagttagggctgattagattcagcccctagttttgctgatataggcttagtttgtcgggggacatcttacttcttccttctctctgtctatacccgtgtacactcatgttccgattaacccagcttccccaaatgtctttctttttggtgtctatatacgctgggatccggagtcatggatgatcctgcggtcctgtgtcctggatcgcgagcgctggatcttgagtcgtggctgtggtcctggatcataggtcctggatggatatcctcgtggattcatcttcctattatacacacatgcatttccaaacatttggactacctgtgTTGCAAATgttttatcttttcaatttacacacggcatctattgcacgtctgtccgtcctgggagagggatccctcctctgttgctctccctgaggtttctcccatttttccctttaaactgggttttctttggaagtttttccttgtacgatgtgagggtctaaggacagagggtgtcgtattgtcatactgatattctgtacacactgtgaagaccactgagacaaatgtaacatttgtgatattgggctatataaataaacattgattgattgattgattgattgattgattgattgattgattgattaaacttcaggtcactaatctgcttaaaaagctgagggctaggtttcttctgcaggaacaagtcctgtttctcatttgaagccaggaaaaggctagtcactgtgacctttttagctgtgctggactatggtgatttgatatatatgaatccacctgcccattgcctggaaaagttagatgctgcgtatcacagtgctctgagatttgttactaactgtaaagcacttactcatcactgtaccctgtatgccaaggcaggtctgccttcactaactgtacggaggcgtgtgtgtggttaaaacatagCAGCCTGTGGTCGCTCGTTAGCTGttctaatgaaggtaaacacagtgaaggcacagctctttgcagctggtgctgctcttctcagattctgctgggttacactgcctcctggtgctgcagagatttcatgaagtgaagggggttcttctataaaacagctgtgggcagcagatactgtgagtcacagacatgaatacataggtcaaggcagactggttcacagactctcctgttttgctgaTCCGTTGCTTGAACAAATAACTCTACAcctctggccgaaatgtccctaaaatgaagtccgagtttgaaatatatctcaaataatgtatgtatttccccacataaacataacagtctgcaatgaaacggctgtctcctgtgcgctccacttcctactttcTCCTGCGAACTAGATTTTCtatctcttttttttttctttcattgcTCTCTAGGGGCTTCgtacaatacaaaaacaaatgcaaatattttattttaaaaagtaaagtcctttccagtcatctgtctcaagcccaagtcaagtctcaagtcatgaataccaagtaaaagtcaagtcgagtcttttatcaatgttagtcaagcaagtctcaagtcaaaaaATATGCTATGCGAGTCAAGTCAcgtgactcgagtcccccacCTCTGGTATACACTTTGGTTAGAATATTGCTAATATTGCTGTATTACTGtatcaaatataatacaaatataataaacacaaacagttgataagtagtattttgttaactcaaggtttatattaagtgagtttttattgtgttaacttgtgtatttatgctttttagattgactttctctctttctctgtccctCTGTTCTAGAAACTGAAAGGAAGAAAGAGAcgtcacagctgtcagcaatgtgacaaATCTTTTCCAACATCTAGAGAATTAAAGATCCACCtgcgtattcacacaggagaaaaaccgtacagctgtgaagagtgtgggaaagctttcactcaatcaggtactctcaaatcacatcaacatcttcacactggagaaaaaccgtacagctgtgaagagtgtgggaaaactttcactcaatcaggtgctctcaaatcacatcaacgtattcatactggagaaaaaccttacagctgtgaagagtgtgagaAAACTTTCTCTAGATCAagtgctctcaaatcacatcaccgtattcacactggagaaaaaccgtactggtgtgaagagtgtgggaaaatgttcactacatcaggtgctctcaaaatacatcaacgtattcatactggagaaagaccttacagctgtgaagagtgtgggaaaactttcactacatcaggtgatctagaatcacatcaccgtattcacactggagaaaaaccgtactggtgtgaagagtgtgggaaaatgttcactagatcaggtgctctcaaatcacatcttcGTGTTCACACAGGAGACAAACCATAGTGGTTTTAAGAGTGTAGGGCCCTGATTTAAGCTTATTTAGTTTTTTCACAGTTTACAATAAACAACTCCCATCTATTGGCCATGCGTTGGGTGATCCTTTTTTCCATTACAGATCCCATCCCAACAGCGCCATCTGTTGACGTAACATCAGAATTGACAGGCATAATGTTCACTGTTCCTTTAAGTTTCGTTTTCTGGCTGTCTGTCTGCTGACAGGGCGCTGATTCATTATTATTGCAGCATTAAATCCAAGCCATTGTCCAATACAGCTTATGTATCCAATATACAATCCAGTTTTAGTGCTGCACATACCCGGCCGCTTTCCCAGACTTGGTTCTCTGCGTCTCCTTTCGCTGTCTTGATGAGCGCAGGTGGTGACAATCTCCAGCTGATTGTGGCGTGTTGTCCAGCTGATCCGGGATGAAGGTGTCAGTTGTGAAGTAATCCAATTGTTTGTCTGGTGAAAACGATCCTTAACCCAATGCGATATGTTTCTTATATTGTTCAGTTTCACTCAGAGTACGATTCTACTTAATGTAATGTCAA
This genomic window from Pseudochaenichthys georgianus chromosome 16, fPseGeo1.2, whole genome shotgun sequence contains:
- the LOC139435372 gene encoding zinc finger protein 679-like, translating into MDENKKTPGAQKLKGRKRRHSCQQCDKSFPTSRELKIHLRIHTGEKPYSCEECGKAFTQSGTLKSHQHLHTGEKPYSCEECGKTFTQSGALKSHQRIHTGEKPYSCEECEKTFSRSSALKSHHRIHTGEKPYWCEECGKMFTTSGALKIHQRIHTGERPYSCEECGKTFTTSGDLESHHRIHTGEKPYWCEECGKMFTRSGALKSHLRVHTGDKP